The following is a genomic window from Myxococcales bacterium.
GACAACGTCACGTTCAATTTGTTCTTTTAATAAGACATGTCTTTGCCCCATGGCATCCATATCTAAAAACTGCCCAAACAAAGCTCTAAGGTGAAGCGTGTCAATGAAATTTTTTTGTGTATGATCGCTGTTGCGCTCCGCCCAAAAAGAAAAAAATAAAAATCCTAGTAACACAAAGGCAAATGGCCAAAAGAGTAAAAGCTGCCCCATCATCAGAGTTAAGAGAATCGCCAAAAATACTGCCAATCTTTGTGGTGCAACAACTGAGTCCACCCTATTAAGTTTCATCAGTGCGGAAGTAAAACGCTCAAAAGGTCGTGTTTCAAAAAATGCAGGATTAAGCATATGAAAGCTATCAATAAATGAGCTTTGGAATTTTTTTTCATGACGATCGATTTTTTTCATCAAGACTTTTTGTAAGCCGTAAGAAGAAAAAAATACCGCAGCCAATAATGTGAAACTCAGGCCTATGGCGACAAATTTTTCTTGGGCTTCTAAGGAGAATCCTTGCAATAAAGAGCTAAAAAATAAAATCAGCAAAGTTTGAATCAAAAACGCAAAAATGAAAAAAATATTTATGTGCCCTGTTTCATAAAAGCGTTTTAGCTTTTGTTTTTTTCCTTCAATGACTATCTCAACGCCACTAAATCTTCTACGAAATTCCCGCTGAGATAAACAATAGCGCCCTTTGGCTGGATCATTAATGTGGTAGTTTTTATTTTTTATGCTTTCTAAAACCACAAAATGGCAGTCATCAACAAAAATAATGCTTGGTTTTTTATCATCTGCTATCTGAGCCGCGCTTTTCTTTTGAGCATGAGCATTAAGACCAAATTGTTGTGCACCCTTGATGATATCAAGAGCATCGCTGCCGTTTTTTGAAATCCCTAAGAGTTGGTTAAGCTGTTGTTGATTATTTTTATATCCATAGTAATCGAGAACTATTCCTAAGCACGTAGCCCCGCACTCAACAGGATTTATTTGGAGTCGAACGGGGGTTTTAATGGATCTTTTGAAAAACATCTCCTAGCTCTCCCACCATGATGTAAGCCAGGGCCAAAAAGTTTCGAGCAAGGTTTTTTGCTCGTATTCAACGCGAAAATAAGCAAGCAGACCAGAATCAAGCACGAAAGGAGGACCTCTTCCTTGCCATCGATAACCCGATGGCTGCAATTGATCTTTTTGTAAATTTATCACTACCAAAAATGGTTCTGCTTCGATTCGACTACGAATATATTTGGCAAGTTCTGGAATTTTTACCAAAGAATTTATGGCTGCTTTTGACACAGGAAGTTTGCCAACGCGCTTTACCTCACCCAATAAAATGCCATCCCTGTATTCATTGGTAATCGTTGGCATGATGCTTACCCTCATGCCAGAATGTATTTTTTTTCCCTCAAGGGATGATACAAAACCAATCACTTCGAGATCAGAGCGTTTATCACCGTGGGCACTTAAAAATGCTAAAGCATCACCAGGCTCAACCTTGGTACCAGGATAGGCTACCACCTCTGCAAGAATGGCTGCATCATTTGCTTTTAGGGCGTCCAGCCTAAAAGGAGGCAAATGTGAGCGCAAACTCACCAGCTTATCCCCTGTTTTAAAAGCATCACCCTCTTCCAAAAACCACTTCTCAACCGTGGCACTTTGGGTACTGCTCAGCTGCCCCATTCCTCCCTTAAAAAGAATTATTCCTAAGCCATCGGTCGTAAGAGAAATTCTATACAGTGAAATAAATATAAAAAATGCTACAAAAAAACCTAACAAAGACCACATAAGCATCGAGACAGAAATATACTGACGCGCATTGCTTGTTTTCCTCACTCAACTCACCTACAATTTTCCAAAGCGTTTTCTTGCCGAATGCTTAAGACAGCTATTGAGCAACAACATAGTTCCTGCTGGAATCTTTTTTTTCTTGATAATACTTCTGACCATCAATAGCACTAAAACCCACACCCACAGGTCTTTAAAAAAACTTTCCACGCTGGAATACATGCTCTTTGCTCCGTCTGCAAACAACATTTATCAATATCATTTCCAGCTGAAATTTATTTTTAGCGAAATAAAATTTCAAACAAAACCGCGTTTTAAATATATAATTATTTCAATTAACAAATGAAGGCGATAGCTGTTGAGCGATTTGTTCTTCAGCTGCTTTTATGGCTGCATCTATCATTTTCTGGCGTTCTTTTTCTTTTAGATTTTTTTGAAATTCAGGAATTTTATTGAGCAGATAGATAACCAAATAACTTACAGCTTTACTCGTATATTTCCCAACCAAGCGCCCCACTATGGGCCCAAAAATACTTCCACCAAATTCGCTAAAAAATGTAGTTCCAATAGCAAGACCTACACTCACCCCAACATAAGTACCAAAAGTTTCTATGCCCATACCAAGAGTTTTTCCGGCTCCTGAAGTTATTTTTTCTAATTTTTCTTCGGGAATGTTGGTAAATGCCGTAATAGCTAAAGCGGCAGCAGGTTTAGCTAAACGAGCAAATTTTCCCTCCTTCTTTTGGCTAATTGACTGAGCAAAATCGAGCGTTTGCTTAGCAGTAGTCTCATCGAGTTTTTTTACATTATTATTAATTGAAATACCGTTGTTTACTTGATCAATCTCTATTTCAAATTCTGGTTCATCTTTTTGATTTGATTCAGCTACGGGAATCTTTGCTATATCTCCGCATGACAACGAAGATAAAAATAAAAATGGCACAAATAAAATTTTAATAAGGGCATAGAATTTTTTACTTTTTTTTTCGTGATAAAATTTATTCTTCAAAAAAGTCACTACATTTCCTTGAAAAACTTTGGAACGCAGAATTATTTAACAAGCTTGATAGTTATTGTTTTTCAAATAATTTATACCATTAAAAACAATAATAACTCAAACTTTAAAAAATAATTGAACAATAAAAATATCAACAAAATTGAGCGCGCCCGCAAATTGTGCAGGGCGCTAAAAACTGAACATAGTTTTTAAAAATTTTCTTGAACAGCTTATATAAAAACTTACTCAATCACTTCGCCGGCCAGATCATAATCGTGAGTACCAGTTATTAAAACTTTAACCACTTGCCCAAGCTCAAGAGGCGTAAGGGATGAAATATAAACTTGACCATCGATTTCTGGCGCCTGCGACCACATGCGCCCCTTCACCAAATACTCATGTTCATCACAACGACCTTCGACCACTACTTCTTGCTCAGTACCAAGCAGTTTTTGCAAAAGCTCAGATGAGACTTCTCTTTGAATTGACATGAGTTTATGAAAGCGTTCTTCTTTAATCT
Proteins encoded in this region:
- a CDS encoding ATP-binding cassette domain-containing protein, with the protein product MFFKRSIKTPVRLQINPVECGATCLGIVLDYYGYKNNQQQLNQLLGISKNGSDALDIIKGAQQFGLNAHAQKKSAAQIADDKKPSIIFVDDCHFVVLESIKNKNYHINDPAKGRYCLSQREFRRRFSGVEIVIEGKKQKLKRFYETGHINIFFIFAFLIQTLLILFFSSLLQGFSLEAQEKFVAIGLSFTLLAAVFFSSYGLQKVLMKKIDRHEKKFQSSFIDSFHMLNPAFFETRPFERFTSALMKLNRVDSVVAPQRLAVFLAILLTLMMGQLLLFWPFAFVLLGFLFFSFWAERNSDHTQKNFIDTLHLRALFGQFLDMDAMGQRHVLLKEQIERDVVDIRKLSNCYAKDDSNNIVHIALLLLAVLSESLIAHYFLQNGSLEHSSLLTSFCFLLMTSYAIRILTKNIAPEISHTDALIDEMNSQIRSECVYASDSVIGLHNASFGYPKEEPLFDKADLKIKKNSVYALVGEPLCGKSTLLKILGQKLNLNLGTLLSPNKDRNTIKYSLIDDDAQLFEDSLLENVRVYEHRFGERDVSQALQLACVEELFFNRSMGLLAPIERGGVNVSGGQKKRLLLARALIHQPDLILLDDFFSSLDDNCAHKILTNLNNLTSSVIFTSFKENQLAMADEIIFIDQKNIVTASHLFLMANNQRYHQLIGKVL